From a single Rosa rugosa chromosome 7, drRosRugo1.1, whole genome shotgun sequence genomic region:
- the LOC133722932 gene encoding uncharacterized protein LOC133722932, translated as MEETISDLKESEVNHIALAEAFENLRARCKQIGDQFISTRSTISTRFKELQTREEEIGRREKVLEEKESGFKSKEEELDAIEEAITEKLLEFEEGKTQLERLNFLIDDKERRVLEIEELIRVKERECDLIENRIEKGTNMMIRIEESIKEMDLKVKGFDLHKKEMEDWSGKLELKEKELEGLFEKLRLKEALLEPNVVELHVLANSVEECLNEAQRREREVELKERRVEFKVKEVELAEMRVNECLNEAQRKDREVELKERRVESTVKEVELAEMRVKECLNEAHRKEKEVESKERRVESKVKELELTEMRVKECLNEAHRKEKEVESKERRVESKVKELELTEMRVKERLNKVELKEEHFCLMEKLIEENKRRLDVLMKTSEEREKHLDSLQKSVEERERNLDLVSDQLKRKERELQQQAEALELNRAQFDSQVKIQQLEYTPGAENAAVASSVTNNISSLVKADEPESSLSKNAASFLSSNLPNATSDEGYVPGFLNENLSENNFIDNELAAFLRLSQDPAKLVLYNMQKSLDQYLRNGYFEESVMSGNLSILKELMSISPHVGSHLKVDATYLAAQWKTKMRGNTENSVESLAFLLFITLYGLVSMLNVDEIVKLLGLISQNKRALELCQTHAFAVKIADLIRSLIERKQLPVAVRYICMLKLTAMLPLVPLLEEYVQDAMESFKEICRFRITPDEKVKVLKKQIADARALVQCLKDYNLGSEHPSNAIEIQIVQLETLAENWRLLVLPLCPSIVDQHKDRKRKKHNTSTSDPEFQPQQHRKIKISYSRTGSTRTVIMEDQSVS; from the exons ATGGAAGAGACGATCTCGGATTTGAAAGAATCGGAGGTGAACCACATTGCTCTGGCCGAAGCATTCGAGAATTTGCGAGCCCGCTGCAAGCAAATTGGGGACCAGTTCATCTCGACCCGGAGCACAATCTCGACCCGGTTTAAGGAGCTCCAGACCCGCGAGGAGGAAATCGGGCGCCGGGAGAAGGTTCTGGAAGAGAAAGAGTCCGGCTTTAAGTCGAAGGAGGAGGAGTTGGATGCGATTGAGGAGGCCATTACAGAGAAGCTACTGGAGTTTGAAGAAGGTAAGACCCAATTGGAAAGACTTAATTTTTTGATTGATGATAAAGAGAGGAGGGTTTTGGAAATTGAGGAATTGATCAGGGTAAAAGAGAGGGAGTGTGATTTGATCGAAAATCGTATCGAAAAGGGCACCAATATGATGATTAGGATTGAGGAGAGTATTAAAGAAATGGATTTGAAGGTGAAAGGTTTTGACTTGCATAAGAAAGAAATGGAGGATTGGAGCGGTAAGCTTGAATTGAAAGAGAAGGAACTAGAGGGGTTGTTTGAGAAGCTTAGATTGAAAGAGGCGTTATTAGAACCAAATGTAGTAGAGCTTCATGTTCTTGCTAACAGCGTCGAAGAGTGCCTCAATGAAGCTCAAAGGAGGGAGAGGGAAGTTGAATTGAAAGAGAGACGAGTTGAATTCAAAGTTAAGGAAGTAGAGTTGGCTGAGATGAGGGTCAATGAGTGCCTCAATGAAGCTCAGAGGAAAGACAGGGAAGTTGAATTGAAAGAGAGACGAGTTGAATCAACAGTTAAGGAAGTTGAGTTGGCTGAGATGAGGGTCAAGGAATGCCTCAATGAAGCTCACAGGAAAGAGAAGGAAGTTGAATCGAAAGAGAGACGAGTTGAATCGAAAGTTAAGGAACTTGAGTTGACTGAGATGAGGGTCAAGGAATGCCTCAATGAAGCTCACAGGAAAGAGAAGGAAGTTGAATCGAAAGAGAGACGAGTTGAATCGAAAGTTAAGGAACTTGAGTTGACTGAGATGAGGGTCAAGGAACGCCTCAATAAGGTTGAATTGAAAGAAGAGCATTTTTGTTTAATGGAGAAGTTgatagaagaaaacaaaagacgTTTGGATGTACTCATGAAGACCTCAGAAGAGCGGGAAAAACACTTGGATTCACTCCAAAAGTCAGTGGAAGAGCGTGAAAGGAATTTGGATTTGGTATCTGATCAACTTAAAAGGAAAGAGAGGGAACTTCAACAGCAGGCTGAAGCGCTTGAATTGAACCGGGCGCAATTTGATTCTCAAGTGAAGATTCAGCAGTTGGAATATACACCTGGGGCTGAGAATGCTGCTGTTGCTTCATCTG TGACCAACAACATTTCTTCCCTTGTCAAAGCGGACGAACCAGAATCCTCACTGTCTAAAAATGCAGCAAGTTTTCTTTCCTCAAATCTTCCAAATGCCACCAGTGATGAAGGATATGTCCCAGGGTTTCTAAATGAGAATTTAAGTGAGAATAATTTCATAGATAATGAATTGGCTGCTTTTCTTCGGTTGTCACAAGACCCAGCTAAACTCGTGTTATATAACATGCAAAAATCCCTTGATCAGTACTTAAGAAATGGATATTTTGAAGAAAGTGTAATGTCAGGTAACCTTTCCATATTGAAGGAGCTAATGAGTATTTCACCACATGTTGGATCTCATCTGAAAGTAGATGCAACATATCTAGCAGCCCAGTGGAAAACAAAGATGAGAGGCAATACCGAAAATTCAGTGGAGAGTTTGGCATTCTTGTTGTTTATAACTCTGTATGGACTGGTTTCTATGTTGAATGTAGATGAGATAGTAAAGCTTCTTGGGTTGATTTCTCAGAATAAAAGGGCTCTAGAATTATGTCAGACACATGCTTTTGCAGTTAAGATCGCTG ATCTTATTCGCAGTCTTATTGAAAGGAAGCAGCTGCCTGTGGCTGTTAGATATATTTGCATGCTCAAGTTAACTGCCATGCTCCCCCTAGTACCACTTCTAGAAGAGTATGTGCAGGATGCAATGGAAAGTTTCAAAGAAATTTGTAGGTTTAGGATTACTCCTGATGAAAAG GTCAAGGTTTTAAAAAAACAAATAGCTGATGCAAGAGCTTTGGTTCAATGCCTCAAAGATTACAACCTTGGATCTGAACACCCGTCCAATGCCATTGAAATACAAATAGTTCAGCTGGAAACACTGGCGGAGAATTGGAGACTTTTGGTGCTGCCTCTTTGTCCCAGTATCGTTGATCAACACAAGgatagaaaaagaaagaagcataATACTAGCACTTCTGACCCTGAGTTCCAACCACAACAGCACCGTAAAATAAAGATCAGCTATAGTCGTACTGGATCCACACGGACGGTAATTATGGAGGACCAGAGTGTCTCGTAA